The genomic interval ATCAAAATACAATAAGGCGAGTTTGAGCCAGTTTTCATCATGAATTTGTATGTAAGGGTAATAAAGTGCTTTTCCAAAACTCGACGCTTGCACTGTATTCATAGCAAGTCTGTCTCCTGCTTGAGGGGTAGCAATTCTAGCGTAACCTACTGAAACTTTTGTTGTGCTCAGTGACTTATTACTTTCTGTGAAGATTAAAGATGCAGATGTATTCTAAGTTTGGTTCTCTAAAGCTAATGGTTAAATACATTACCCTGGTTTAATCCAACATCTAAATCAGAATGCTGAAAAGCAAATCATTCTCTAAAATCTGGAAACCGCTCTCTATGTATGCCCTCCTGGGAGCGATCGCGATCGTCATGCTCATTCCCCTCGTCTGGCTTGTTAGCACATCGTTGAAATCACCCACTGAAAACATTTTTCAGTTCCCGCCACAGCTACTTCCCAGCCAGCCAACCGTTCAGAATTTTGTTCAGGTTTGGCAAACGAATCCGTTTGGGCGCTACTTGTTCAACAGTACCCTGGTGGCAGTGTTAACCGTTTGCTTAAACTTGCTGTTTTGTGCTCTGGCAGCCTATCCCCTGGCAAGACTGAGTTTCCGCGGACGGGAGGTGACTTTTATCGCGATCGTTTGCACCATCATGATTCCGTTTCAGATTGTGATGATTCCGCTGTACGTGCTAACGGTGCAATTGGGGTTGCGCAATACCTATTTAGGGATCATTTTTCCAGCGATCGCTTCTGCATTCGGGATATTTCTGCTCCGACAGGCGTTTCAGGGTGTACCGAAGGAATTGGAAGAAGCCGCCCGAATGGATGGTTGCTCAGAACTGGGACTCTGGTGGTACGTCATGATTCCCTCCATCAGCCCTGCTTTAGTAACTCTGGCAATCTTTGTTTTCATCGGCTCCTGGAGTGACTTTCTCTGGCCCCTGATCGTGCTCGATCGCCCGGAGTATTACACCCTGCCCTTAGGTGTAGCCCAACTTGCTGGACAGCTTAATCTAGACTGGCGTTTAGTTGCTGCTGGCTCGGTGATTTCCATTGCCCCGATCGTTCTGTTCTTTGTTGTAATGCAGCGCTACGTCGTCCCCACCGAATCCGGCAGTGGCGTCAAAGGATGAGCAAGCATTTAGCTCAAAGCTGTTACACCATATCTGAGTTGAGAAGCCTGACCGTAATGTAGTTTCTATTTATGTGAATCATAATTAGAGATAGAAATAAGGAATTATTGGGAGAGCAGGAAACTCAAATAAAAATGTTTCACTGACAAGCGTGAAATTCTAGGGTTTGGATAAGGTGGCACAGAATAAAGATTGCAAGCTATAGATAAGAAGCTAGTGATGGTAAAAGATTTAACCGTATCGCCTCTAGATCGGCAGAATATCCTCAACAACGCTTATGCGCTAGAGAAGCTAGAGGAGTACCTTGGCTTAGGTGGCACGCTTTACGAAGGTGAAGTGCTGTTTACGAAGCAGCAACTTGTTGAGATATTTGGGGTAAGTGGGAGCACGATCGAAAAATATCTAGCTAGCCACGGCGATGAACTGAGCGCCAATGGCTATACTGTCCTGCGCGGGCGGAAACTCCGCTCCTTCAAGGCTTTGATGGATGTCTCCGTAATTGATTACGGTAACAAAACACCTGCCTTAGGTGTGTTTACGTTTCGGGCTGTGCTGAACTTGGCAATGGTATTGGTAGAGAGCGATCGCGCCCGTGTGATACGTTCCCGCATTCTCGATATAGTCATTGATGTGATGGCAGAGCGAGCTGGAGGTCACACCAAATACATTAACCAGCGAGATTGTAACTATCTACCTGCTGCTTACCAAGAGTTCAGTTACCGCAGAGAATTTGCTGATGCTCTTAATAGTTATCTGGAGATGGGTAAGGTCAAGTATGCCATTTACACTAACAGGGTGTACCAGATTGTCTTTCGGGAAAAAGCTCAGGAATATAAGCAAGTCTTGAGGCTAAACAAAAAAGATAGCGCCTGTGACACAATGTACGCTGAGGTCTTAATGGCTATTGCCAGCCTCGAAAATGGTTTAGCAGCAGAGATGAAGGCTCAATCTGAGCAACTAGACCGAAAGTTACTTCCTTCTGAGGTAGACGTATTATTTGAAGCGGCTGAAGCAAACCCTTTCTTAAAGCCCATTATTGAAGATGCCCGAGTCAAAATGGCAAGCCGTGATTTAGGATTTCGAGATGCTCTGCACCAGAAGCTAGAAGCTTATATTCAAAGTGTTCCAGAAAGTGACTTTGAACGATTCTTGGGAGAGACCAGTCGTTCGCTGGAGGAACAGCTCTCAGATCCTGAAATCTTGGCTGTATTTAAGCGATTAAAGGATCGCTAGGTAATGGAGGAAACATTTTTCTACTTCGATATTCAGCATGCAGTTGAGGTTCACGACTGGATTATTGAGAATTCGGGAGGACTGCCGGGAATTAATAATCTGGGGCTGTTGGAAAGCGCCCTACAGCATATTCAAAACGAGCTTTATTATCCTGAACTACACCATAAGCTGACCCATCTTGTCTTTGCCATCAATAAGTTCCATGCATTCACCGATGGTAATAAGCGTTCTAGTATTGCGCTGGGTGCTTACCTGTTAGAGCTAAACGGCTATGAATTTGTAATCAAGAAATTTGTGCTTGAGATGGAGAATATTTCGGTTTGGCTGGCAGAGAACAAAATTTCAAAAGAGCTTTTGGGGGAACTAATCGAGTCTCTCCTTTTTGAGGAGGATTTTAGCGAGGAACTGAAGTTAAAACTAGCTCATACTTTAATGCAAGACGGCAGTACTAATGATTAAGACTGCCTTGAGAAGTTCTTATGCGCTGCAAGATTTAAGGCGTTGAGGGTTAGTCGTTCTTTCACTTCCTGACTACCGTCTGGCTTTGCCCTTGCTGACGGAGCGACTGAGGACTGCTGATTACCTTGGGATAAGCAATCCGCTGGCTGGTTAAACTGTTGCCAGACTTCGACAAAGATCGCGGCAATTCTACCGAGGTCCTCGCGGGTTAACCCAGAATCAACCAACTGTTTGTCCTGCCAGCGAGCACGCAGGATTTTGTTGATCATCGACAGGGCTTCTTCGGCAGTCGCATCTTTGAGCGATCGCAGTGCCGCTTCACAGGAGTCTGCCAGCATTACAATTCCCGTTTCCCGCGATTGGGGAGCCGGACCATCATACCGAAAGTCGCTTTCTTCCAAGGCAGGAATTTTGCGGGTTGGCTCAGACACTTGCTGCACCAACTGTTGCGCCTGGTGATAGAAGTAGGCAATTAACATTGTTCCCTGGTGCTCTGGGATGAATGCCTGGACAGCTTTTGGTAAGCGATACTTGCGTGCCATGACCAATCCTTCACTGACATGCTTTTTGATAATCTCCGCACTTTTCCAGGGGTCGTTGATCAGGTCATGCTTGTTCGGTCCTCCCATCTGGTTCTCAATAAAACCCTGGGGGTCGTGCATTTTGCCAATATCGTGATAGAGCGTTCCGGTGCGAACCAGTTCCACATTACAGCCAAGTGCCCGTGCTGCTGCTTCCGCCAGCGTTGCAACGAACAGGGTGTGCTGGAAGGTGCCCGGTGTTTTTGCTGCCAGATCTTTTAGCAGGGGGCGGTTCGGATTGGCTAACTCCACCAGGCGAATGGTGGTTACCAGGTCAAACAATTGTTCTAAATGGGCACTCCCTCCGATCGCCACAATGCTCCAGGCAAGCCCCAACAATGCATGAATGGCGGCTGAGCCAAGCAGCGTGTACCAGACCATACCCGAAGCAACATTCAGCAACAGGTAAAGCCCCCCCTGAAGAATCCCGGCAGCGGTACCCAACAGGGCAAGTTCTTCCCGCGATCGCAACTGGCCTGCCATCCAGCCACACAGTAAACCACTGGTAGCACTGGAGAGCAGATGGCTCAGGGGCAGGTTCATCCCAATTGGCAGGAGCAACGCCAGCAGCCCAGACACTGCCAGTCCTAAAGGCGAACCATAAAAACTACCCACCAGCAACCCCACTGCGGGCAAATTGGTCGAAGGGACATGCAATGCAATCAGCAGCGGGGTACTCAGGCTCAGTAACCAGATCAGAACACGATCGCGGCGACGCATTCCTGGATGAAATCGCCGTTCAACCACTCCATAAACGATGACAGCACCCGCCACCACCACCCCAAACCCTATCAAACTTGACCAGTTGATACCTCTCCGGCTCAGCCCAAAGTGATCCAGCAGAGCAAAATCGCCCGTCGTAATTTCTTCCCCAGCCCGCACAATCACATCCCCTTGGCGGATGCTGACCATCTCTGGCGTGACCTGTTGGGCGGCTTGTTCTGCCCGCAGGCGTGTCTGCTCGGTATCCTGAATCAAATTGGGTTGCAGCGAACTCAGCAATAGGCGAACTGCCACAGGTTCAGCCGCCGTCGGTACAACCCCTTTGACCTGGAGTTTAACCGCGTTTTCCAGAATCGATTCAGTTAGCCCTTCAGAAATCCCCTGTGCCAGAACACGTTCGGCAATGGCTGGAATTTTGGGTTGGGCTTGTTTCCACTCAGAATCCGTCAGGTCTAGTAGGGAAGCATCGAAACCCGATTTGGCATTCGGAGAAGTCGCTTGGGACAAGGAACTGAGCGTTGATATGTATTGGGAACGCGCCTGTTCGATCGCCTGTAAAAGGGCAAGATAATCTTTTGAGTCCGCCGCTTGCGGATAGGCTAACAGTTCCGTTAAGGCACGCCTTTGATTGCCATCTGGCAGTTTCGATATCCTTAAATTATTAGCCCCAGAGCGGTTTTCCAATTGCGACAAAGAAGCAGTGGGGTCAGCAATGCTCAGAATTTTCTGCCAATCCGCCTCGCTCGCTTTGCGCAAATAGCCCTGAGTTTGCAGCGACAGAAGACTTGTTTTGGTAAAAGGAAACGGTCCAGCTAACCGTCTCAACTCATTACCCTGGTCTATCTGACGATGAATTGTTTCTCGAATTTGAGCATTCACCGACTGATCGAGCATCAGCACAGAAATAGCACTGGTGCGAGCTGCTTTCTGTTTCTCCTCAGTTGCCTTCCTGTCTTCAATCGTGATGGTTTCTGGGGCATAAACTGTTTGAGGGGATGCCTTTCTCACATCGAGTTTGGGAGTGTTATAAAACCGATGGCCTAAAGCGCTGGTCAAGGATATGACAGCCAAAACCGAAATGAAGCACGATCGTGCTTTGCTGGAAGTCAACCGTCCAGACTTGGGAAGCCGTTGCACAATCATTTCTAACTGAATTCGCTGCCCTGCATGGGGCAGGCGAGGTCGCTCGAACTGCTGCACCAATTGCCGAAGCCGTTTCATTGACACGCGACCGCCTCGCAAATCTAGCGACTGTAGAGTAACCGAAAAGACCAGGGAAGATCAGTAGCCAACATAATCTTCCCTATTCTATAGGCAGCAACTCAAAGTTTCAGGTGGTTTATGGAATTCACATAAGGGGGAGTAGGCAGAAGTGCATGGGGAGTAGGGTGGGGGAGCAAAATGCCTAGCGAGGACGGATGATCCCAGGAGCGGCGATCGCAGAGTGGCTGAGGGAAGAAATGGTTGGATCGTAAACTCCTGACCATGCGGCTAGAAGGCGCTCTGACAGATAACAAATCTCTGGTCCAGAAATTTGCCAATCCAGAATTTGGCTGGGCTTAGACAAACTGAGAGACCACTCCACCGGAATTCCGCCAGCGCTGTTGTAAGCACCAGCAAGGGCACCGGTCAGGGCACAAACCATTCGGCTCTCGCTACCGCAACGGACGGCACGGAGCAGAGTCAGGCGCATATCTTCGGGAGTGCTGAGAAAACAGAACAATGCCAGGGAGATCGCCCTATTTCCTGTCCTGGACTGGTTGGTGGGTAACAGAACCCTGAGTGCGGTATGAAGATCCCTGCCCTCCTGTAATAGGGATTGTCCCTGTTGAAGTTTGGTGATCAGATCCGAGTCAGAATCGGTTGGGGTTGACTCCCGCTGTAAATAGGCAATCGTGCGCGGGATCAAATCCAACGGTTTCAACCGCTCTTGAAGTGCCTGGGCGATCGCAAAACCACTGGTCAGCACCCCGCCTTGAAGCCCACCATAGCCCTGCCCATTAACCAGCGTTTGCAGCGTCTGCTGTAGTTTTATTTCATCGTCATGGAAAAATAAAGCAATGGGCAAGGTTGCGATCGCCCATTCTGCCGCCATCATCAGTTGAGCTTGATTCAGAGGAGATTGGCTTTGTTTCTCAGGGGCAGAAAACTGATGGTTTGTTTGCCCCAATCCCAGCCCATTCTGCCCTCCCCAGTGGATTAATGCCTCCGCATAATCGATCGCAGTTTTCCCGTAGTTAAGGTGGGATGGTTGCTTCTGAAACTCGAACCCCAACCTGTCTCCTAGCGCTGCTCCCAAGAGTGCTCCTTGAAACCGACTCAATAACGAGTAGCGCATCAGCTAATCAACGCTCCAGAATCATTCATCATCGCTCTGCCCTATTCCTAATGGTATTAGAGATTTATAAAGACTAAAAACTATAAAGAAGGGTAGGCAAAAGCCTACCCTTCTCCAATTGAAATCTAAATTTTGCTTGAACTTAGAAGTTCATTTCGGCTGCCTGAACACGCTCGATCTGCTTCTTCTTCAGCACCAGCATGATTTGGGAAAGCGTGACGATCGCAAAGAACGCCAGCAGACCTTTGATGCGATCGGGGTTTTGAAGCACAATTTCGCCATCGTGCTGACCAAAACCACCCACGTTCGGATTATTGGTCAGCGCTTCATTCGCTTTCACTTCCTGCCCTTCCGAAACAATCAGATCGGGACCTGCCGGAATGGTTTCATCTACGCTGCTGCCATCTGCCTTTTGAATCGTGACCTTATAGCCACCATCCTCAGGCTTAGTAATTTGAGTAATAGTGCCTTCAGCAGATGCAGTGTACACCGTATTGTTGCTCTTCTCCCCATTTGGGTAAACCTGTCCCCGCCCGCGGTTACCGCCGACATGAACCGCATACTTACCAAAATGAATTGACTTATCGGTCTTTGGATCGGGTGAGAGGATGGGAAAAACAATTTCCTGATACTGCTCACCGGGTAAAGGACCGATAACTACAATATTTTCCTGGTCTTCACTGTAGGGTTGGAAGTAAAGATCTTGAACCTTCTCCTTCAACTCCTCTGGAATTCTGTCCTCTGGGGCAATCTTGAACCCCTGGGGCAACATCAGCACAGCCCCTACATTCAAAGGACCTTTTTCGCCAGTACCACCCTGCACCTGCTGAAGCTTGGCATCGTAGGGAATCTTGACCACTGCCTCAAACACGGTGTCTGGAAGAACGGATTGGGGCACTTCAATTTCAGTGGGTTTAGCAGCCAGGTGACAGTTCGCACAAACAATCCGTCCCGTTGCCTCACGGGGATTGCTGTAAGCCTGCTGCGCAAAAATGGGATAGGCGTTAGCGGCTTGGGAAAAGGTGAAACTACCTGTCAGGAAAACTGCGATCGCAGCGACAGTCAAAATCGCCTTCCTCGCAAAGTTAGTCCCCAGCATCAATCTCTCTAAAGGATTTTTTTTCATCTGTCGTGTGTCAGTAGCGGAGAAAAATCTACAACTAAGCCCACCAGGGATCTTCACCTGTGCGGAAATCGGTTTCGGTCCAGGGAGTGAAGGTAATTTTGTTCTCTTCCGTCTTGGCATGCGCCAGCGCTAAAGAGAGGGGGGCTGGACCTCGAACAACCTTGCCATTGGTGTCATATTGCGAACCGTGGCACGGGCAAATAAATTTGTTTTCGCTACCGTTCCAGGGCACGACACAACCCAGGTGAGTACAAACTGCATTGATACCAAAATCAGCGAGGGACTTATCTTCATTCACCACAATGTAGGTGGGGTCACCCTTTAAGCCTTGTGCAAGAACATGATCCCCGGCATTATGACTTGCCAGGGAAATCGCTGACAAGAACATCGTTGCCAAGGGCATCCTTGGCGGTTACACCACCGCTACTGCCACCGGTTGAAGGGGGAATAAAATACTTCACGACTGGATACAAGGCACCCAGTACGGTGGTCATTCCCGTGCCAACCATCAACAGGTTCATAAATTGGCGACGCCCCATATCAGGGACATCTGAAGATCCGGAGAGTTGTGCCATGACTACGTTTAGTTCTACTAAGGGAGAGATGAGACAGAGGTAAGACCAATCTCCAACCTCTAAATCTGGAAATTTAAGTTTTATTTACGAGATGAGTAGCAAACCACGATTTATGCAATCGAAACCCAATCGCTAAAGATTTGCGATATCCCGGAAAAAGCTGCTCACAGTCGTTTCGATAAACCATTAAGATTATTACATTTCTTGACGCTAGCATCATATCTAAGGAAGGGATCGTCAGATTTATACGAAATGTTAACGAGAACCTAACGTCCATTTTTGCCTCCCAGAATCAGATGGCTTTATCCCATAAAAGCCTTGAAGAGCCACTGCTGTAAGACTTCTAACCCATGATGAACGGACGGGATTTGCGCCAGATTTTGCTGAATAAGTGGGGACGCTCCTATGACATTCAACTCCGGCGAACTCAGGGCAAAATTTTTGTTCTCGTGATGTGGAAGTATCTGGAGCAGGCTTCCTTTCCCTTGTCAGAGGGTGAATACCTCCTGCACCTGGATGCGATCGCCAATTACCTCCATGAATGGGGCAGTACCGAACAGGTGCAGACATTTATTCAACAAACCCGCGATCGTCCCCGGTTAGGCAAAGCAGTCAGTATTCCCCTGGATCTGGGTGAGCGGGGGACTGAATGGATGCTGGAAGATTTTTAGGCGAAATCAAGCTTTGTACTCTAAAGACCAAATTAAATTGAGAATGGGGCAGATGCCTGTAGGGGCGGGTTTAGTCCGTACCGATTCAGCTAAACCAACCATCTCAACGAAACCCGCCCCTACGATTGTTCGCATTTGCCCAGAAGTTCATTTAAATCGGTATACCCCTTCCTCTCAGGGTCAGGCCCTTCATAGCGCTTAAACCCTTATCACGGGCTATTTCTTCCCTACCACCTGCCACCTAACATCTGGGTAACTGGAGCTTTGAACGGCGTCAGTTTTCATCCGGTATGCGTCTAACAGCGTTTTAGCACTGGTAAATCCCTCTCGAAATAGTCCTATCTTTACCCGTTCTTTATACATGGAAGAGCGCCAAAGTGAGCTGCGCTTCCATCGGTAGATTATTTAGCATTAAATCTCAAATCATCTGTTCCCTTCAGTTGCCTTAGAGGGTGTTTGAAAAGTCCTACTGTCGGCAGCAAAGATGCGATCCCCCTAAATCCCCCTTAATCAGCTACCGTGTACACACAAGTCGGAAATCTGTGAACACAAGTCCTGAAACCCTTGCTCTGCCTCAACTTTGGAAATTGGCTGAAATCTCAATAATCTCGGCTTATTGAGAACCGGCAACGAGAAATCAAGGTTGTGGAGGATCAGGTTTTCGGAAAACGAATCAGCGATCGACTTGTGTGTACACCGTAGCCTTAATCAGGGGGACTTTAAGCCTGTTTCCCCCCTTGTTAAGGGGGGTAGGGGGATCTCTGAGTGTTGCATCTTACAGTCCATACCTTTTCAAACATCCTCTTAGTAATTAAAAAGAAAAAAAGTATTTGATAGCAATCATCCTTCCGGGATCACCTCATAGAAACTTTGTCCCTGCTTCATTTTCAAAAACAAAAACCTAATGATTTTTT from Kovacikia minuta CCNUW1 carries:
- a CDS encoding DNA-binding protein — translated: MVKDLTVSPLDRQNILNNAYALEKLEEYLGLGGTLYEGEVLFTKQQLVEIFGVSGSTIEKYLASHGDELSANGYTVLRGRKLRSFKALMDVSVIDYGNKTPALGVFTFRAVLNLAMVLVESDRARVIRSRILDIVIDVMAERAGGHTKYINQRDCNYLPAAYQEFSYRREFADALNSYLEMGKVKYAIYTNRVYQIVFREKAQEYKQVLRLNKKDSACDTMYAEVLMAIASLENGLAAEMKAQSEQLDRKLLPSEVDVLFEAAEANPFLKPIIEDARVKMASRDLGFRDALHQKLEAYIQSVPESDFERFLGETSRSLEEQLSDPEILAVFKRLKDR
- a CDS encoding Rieske (2Fe-2S) protein; protein product: MAQLSGSSDVPDMGRRQFMNLLMVGTGMTTVLGALYPVVKYFIPPSTGGSSGGVTAKDALGNDVLVSDFPGKS
- a CDS encoding ADP-ribosylglycohydrolase family protein; its protein translation is MRYSLLSRFQGALLGAALGDRLGFEFQKQPSHLNYGKTAIDYAEALIHWGGQNGLGLGQTNHQFSAPEKQSQSPLNQAQLMMAAEWAIATLPIALFFHDDEIKLQQTLQTLVNGQGYGGLQGGVLTSGFAIAQALQERLKPLDLIPRTIAYLQRESTPTDSDSDLITKLQQGQSLLQEGRDLHTALRVLLPTNQSRTGNRAISLALFCFLSTPEDMRLTLLRAVRCGSESRMVCALTGALAGAYNSAGGIPVEWSLSLSKPSQILDWQISGPEICYLSERLLAAWSGVYDPTISSLSHSAIAAPGIIRPR
- the petA gene encoding cytochrome f is translated as MKKNPLERLMLGTNFARKAILTVAAIAVFLTGSFTFSQAANAYPIFAQQAYSNPREATGRIVCANCHLAAKPTEIEVPQSVLPDTVFEAVVKIPYDAKLQQVQGGTGEKGPLNVGAVLMLPQGFKIAPEDRIPEELKEKVQDLYFQPYSEDQENIVVIGPLPGEQYQEIVFPILSPDPKTDKSIHFGKYAVHVGGNRGRGQVYPNGEKSNNTVYTASAEGTITQITKPEDGGYKVTIQKADGSSVDETIPAGPDLIVSEGQEVKANEALTNNPNVGGFGQHDGEIVLQNPDRIKGLLAFFAIVTLSQIMLVLKKKQIERVQAAEMNF
- a CDS encoding type II toxin-antitoxin system death-on-curing family toxin is translated as MEETFFYFDIQHAVEVHDWIIENSGGLPGINNLGLLESALQHIQNELYYPELHHKLTHLVFAINKFHAFTDGNKRSSIALGAYLLELNGYEFVIKKFVLEMENISVWLAENKISKELLGELIESLLFEEDFSEELKLKLAHTLMQDGSTND
- a CDS encoding DUF3067 family protein; this translates as MMNGRDLRQILLNKWGRSYDIQLRRTQGKIFVLVMWKYLEQASFPLSEGEYLLHLDAIANYLHEWGSTEQVQTFIQQTRDRPRLGKAVSIPLDLGERGTEWMLEDF
- a CDS encoding HD family phosphohydrolase, translated to MKRLRQLVQQFERPRLPHAGQRIQLEMIVQRLPKSGRLTSSKARSCFISVLAVISLTSALGHRFYNTPKLDVRKASPQTVYAPETITIEDRKATEEKQKAARTSAISVLMLDQSVNAQIRETIHRQIDQGNELRRLAGPFPFTKTSLLSLQTQGYLRKASEADWQKILSIADPTASLSQLENRSGANNLRISKLPDGNQRRALTELLAYPQAADSKDYLALLQAIEQARSQYISTLSSLSQATSPNAKSGFDASLLDLTDSEWKQAQPKIPAIAERVLAQGISEGLTESILENAVKLQVKGVVPTAAEPVAVRLLLSSLQPNLIQDTEQTRLRAEQAAQQVTPEMVSIRQGDVIVRAGEEITTGDFALLDHFGLSRRGINWSSLIGFGVVVAGAVIVYGVVERRFHPGMRRRDRVLIWLLSLSTPLLIALHVPSTNLPAVGLLVGSFYGSPLGLAVSGLLALLLPIGMNLPLSHLLSSATSGLLCGWMAGQLRSREELALLGTAAGILQGGLYLLLNVASGMVWYTLLGSAAIHALLGLAWSIVAIGGSAHLEQLFDLVTTIRLVELANPNRPLLKDLAAKTPGTFQHTLFVATLAEAAARALGCNVELVRTGTLYHDIGKMHDPQGFIENQMGGPNKHDLINDPWKSAEIIKKHVSEGLVMARKYRLPKAVQAFIPEHQGTMLIAYFYHQAQQLVQQVSEPTRKIPALEESDFRYDGPAPQSRETGIVMLADSCEAALRSLKDATAEEALSMINKILRARWQDKQLVDSGLTREDLGRIAAIFVEVWQQFNQPADCLSQGNQQSSVAPSARAKPDGSQEVKERLTLNALNLAAHKNFSRQS
- a CDS encoding carbohydrate ABC transporter permease; amino-acid sequence: MYALLGAIAIVMLIPLVWLVSTSLKSPTENIFQFPPQLLPSQPTVQNFVQVWQTNPFGRYLFNSTLVAVLTVCLNLLFCALAAYPLARLSFRGREVTFIAIVCTIMIPFQIVMIPLYVLTVQLGLRNTYLGIIFPAIASAFGIFLLRQAFQGVPKELEEAARMDGCSELGLWWYVMIPSISPALVTLAIFVFIGSWSDFLWPLIVLDRPEYYTLPLGVAQLAGQLNLDWRLVAAGSVISIAPIVLFFVVMQRYVVPTESGSGVKG
- the petC gene encoding cytochrome b6-f complex iron-sulfur subunit, producing the protein MSAISLASHNAGDHVLAQGLKGDPTYIVVNEDKSLADFGINAVCTHLGCVVPWNGSENKFICPCHGSQYDTNGKVVRGPAPLSLALAHAKTEENKITFTPWTETDFRTGEDPWWA